The Hymenobacter sp. DG01 genome has a segment encoding these proteins:
- a CDS encoding DUF502 domain-containing protein: protein MRRFINYFLSGFLIVAPIGLTVYILFALLRWLDDLFAGLSFDVPGLGLVVAVLLITAVGFVAKSFLVRPFLIITERLLHRTPLVSIIYSSLKDLFDAFVGDNQKFNRPVLVRLSAAEQTFKMGFVTQPTMAAIHRDDLLAVYFPHSYNFSGELVLVPVQNITYLDLPSSEVMKFIVSGGVSRLG from the coding sequence ATGCGTCGTTTCATCAACTACTTCCTCAGCGGTTTTCTCATTGTGGCCCCCATTGGGCTCACCGTGTACATTTTGTTTGCCTTGCTGCGCTGGCTCGACGACCTGTTCGCCGGGCTGAGCTTTGATGTGCCGGGGCTGGGGCTGGTGGTAGCGGTGCTGCTGATTACGGCGGTGGGGTTCGTGGCCAAGTCGTTTCTGGTGCGGCCCTTCCTGATTATTACCGAGCGGCTGCTGCACCGTACGCCGCTGGTCAGCATCATCTATTCCAGCCTGAAAGACCTGTTCGATGCCTTTGTGGGCGACAACCAGAAGTTCAACCGGCCGGTGCTGGTGCGCCTGAGCGCCGCCGAGCAAACTTTCAAAATGGGTTTCGTAACGCAGCCCACCATGGCCGCCATTCACCGCGACGACTTGCTGGCGGTGTATTTTCCGCACTCCTACAACTTCTCGGGCGAGCTGGTGCTGGTGCCAGTCCAGAACATCACCTACCTCGATCTGCCCAGCAGTGAAGTGATGAAATTCATCGTATCCGGCGGCGTATCGAGGTTGGGGTGA
- a CDS encoding AraC family transcriptional regulator, with protein MKAAPLAEFYHDVTACTGAELSALLPDGIQQDVGHFNVFELGLPGQCLREKPTVPYACRSFYKISLLRGRNRIDYPDSSLDLAQNALIFSTPKVPHYWLPYNAGQTGLFCVFTPEFLRPANSGVVLDELPLFKAEGYPAFQLSDEQEARATAIFRRMQEEMASDYIYKYDLLRTYVLELMHLGQKLQPTTALHPAYSAAARLTSLFIELLEQQFPLETPQQRLRLRTATDYADHLAVHVNHLNKVLKETTGRTTTDLVATRIAQEAKALLRQTTWTLAEIADALGFADVAHFSNFFKRQLGVAPGAFRLQALV; from the coding sequence ATGAAAGCTGCCCCCCTGGCCGAGTTCTACCACGACGTAACTGCCTGCACTGGGGCCGAGTTGAGTGCGCTGCTTCCCGATGGCATTCAGCAGGACGTTGGGCATTTTAACGTATTTGAACTGGGCCTGCCGGGGCAGTGCCTGCGCGAGAAGCCCACCGTGCCCTATGCCTGCCGGTCGTTCTACAAAATCAGTTTGCTTCGGGGCCGCAACCGCATTGACTACCCGGATAGCAGCCTCGACCTGGCCCAAAACGCCCTCATTTTCTCCACGCCTAAGGTGCCGCACTACTGGCTGCCATACAACGCCGGCCAGACGGGCTTATTCTGCGTGTTCACCCCCGAGTTTTTGCGGCCGGCCAACAGTGGGGTGGTGCTGGACGAGCTGCCGCTGTTCAAAGCCGAAGGCTACCCAGCCTTTCAGCTCTCCGATGAGCAGGAGGCCCGGGCTACCGCCATTTTTCGGCGGATGCAGGAGGAAATGGCTTCTGACTACATCTACAAATACGACTTGCTGCGCACCTACGTGCTGGAGCTGATGCACCTAGGCCAGAAGCTGCAGCCAACTACTGCCCTGCACCCTGCCTACAGCGCCGCGGCCCGGCTCACGTCGTTGTTCATTGAGCTGCTGGAGCAGCAGTTTCCGTTGGAGACGCCCCAGCAGCGGCTCCGCCTGCGCACGGCCACCGACTACGCTGACCACTTGGCTGTGCACGTCAATCACCTCAACAAAGTGCTCAAGGAAACTACTGGCCGCACCACCACCGACCTGGTAGCAACCCGCATTGCCCAGGAAGCTAAAGCCTTGCTCCGGCAAACCACTTGGACGCTGGCCGAAATTGCCGACGCCCTGGGCTTCGCCGACGTGGCTCACTTCTCCAACTTCTTCAAGCGTCAGTTGGGTGTGGCCCCCGGCGCCTTCCGGCTGCAGGCCCTGGTTTGA
- a CDS encoding SDR family NAD(P)-dependent oxidoreductase: MTTSKIALVTGGSRGIGKEIALRLAQKGIDVVLTYHRQQTEAAAVVAAIEDLGRNAVALQLNTADVRSFDAFFAQLPGVLQASFGTSRFNFLINNAGTGLQAPFAETTEAQFDEMLNIHLKGVYFLTQKALPLLQNGGRIINMSSATTRISYPGASAYGIMKGAVDVFTRYLAVELGARGITANVVAPGAIFGGGAMTDTPEMRAFAAQISALGRVGLPNDVGGVVAFLCTEEAKWLNGQRLELTGGVSL; the protein is encoded by the coding sequence ATGACAACTTCCAAAATAGCCTTGGTGACCGGCGGCAGCCGCGGTATCGGTAAAGAAATTGCCCTTCGTCTGGCCCAGAAAGGCATTGACGTGGTCCTGACTTACCACCGCCAGCAGACGGAAGCGGCAGCCGTAGTGGCAGCTATTGAAGACCTGGGCCGCAACGCCGTGGCTCTGCAACTCAACACTGCCGACGTGCGCAGCTTCGATGCCTTCTTTGCCCAGCTGCCCGGCGTGCTGCAGGCATCTTTCGGCACCAGCCGCTTCAATTTCCTCATCAACAACGCCGGCACCGGCCTGCAGGCACCTTTCGCAGAAACCACTGAAGCCCAGTTCGACGAGATGCTGAATATTCACCTCAAGGGTGTGTATTTCCTGACTCAAAAAGCCCTACCCCTGCTCCAGAACGGGGGCCGCATCATCAACATGTCGTCGGCTACCACGCGCATTTCCTACCCCGGCGCCTCGGCCTACGGGATAATGAAAGGCGCGGTGGATGTATTCACGCGCTACCTGGCCGTGGAGCTGGGTGCGCGGGGCATCACCGCCAACGTGGTGGCCCCGGGTGCCATTTTTGGCGGCGGCGCCATGACGGACACGCCGGAAATGCGCGCCTTTGCGGCCCAAATCTCGGCCCTGGGCCGGGTGGGCCTCCCCAACGACGTAGGTGGGGTAGTAGCCTTTCTCTGCACGGAGGAGGCCAAGTGGCTTAACGGCCAGCGGCTGGAGCTAACGGGTGGCGTAAGCCTATAA